The proteins below are encoded in one region of Microbispora sp. NBC_01189:
- a CDS encoding RNA 2'-phosphotransferase — protein MDERRLVRVSKYLAKHLRHEPERIGIKLDAHGWVAVDTLLTAAASHGFPISRAELEQVVADNDKRRYVIDGERIRASQGHSVSVDLDLPVAEPPSILYHGTVARNVEAIREEGLRPMGRHHVHLSPDRETATRVGARRGKPVVLVVDAAAMHAAGYHFRMSANGVWLVDHVPPDYIR, from the coding sequence ATGGACGAACGGAGGCTGGTGCGGGTCTCGAAGTACCTGGCCAAACATCTGCGTCATGAACCCGAACGCATCGGCATCAAACTCGACGCGCACGGCTGGGTCGCCGTCGACACGCTGCTGACGGCGGCGGCCTCGCACGGTTTTCCGATCTCGCGGGCCGAACTGGAGCAGGTGGTCGCCGACAACGACAAGCGGCGATACGTGATCGACGGCGAACGGATCCGCGCCAGTCAGGGGCACTCGGTGTCCGTCGATCTCGACCTGCCGGTGGCCGAGCCCCCCTCGATCCTCTATCACGGCACGGTCGCCCGGAACGTGGAGGCGATCCGCGAGGAGGGTCTGCGGCCGATGGGGCGTCACCACGTCCACCTGTCGCCGGACCGGGAGACCGCTACCCGCGTCGGCGCCCGCAGGGGCAAGCCGGTCGTCCTCGTGGTGGACGCGGCGGCGATGCACGCCGCCGGGTATCACTTCCGGATGAGCGCCAACGGCGTCTGGCTGGTGGACCACGTGCCACCCGACTACATCCGATAG
- a CDS encoding GmrSD restriction endonuclease domain-containing protein — translation MKANETTLRNLIKGEIQLMVPLYQRPYAWEREQLRRLWSDIEVQAEALAKDQVASHFLGSVVLAPGPDLSPSLSQWVVVDGQQRLTTLLLALCALRDHQAAEDPRSVERINELHLINKYKDGDLRYRLLPTQVDREAFKACIEGYPNSDLDSRVGSAYQFFRTKLIEIDDPADDQDVRRIETVVLDRLSLVHIQVDKDDNAFRIFESINNTGMGLSQVDLIRNYVFMCLPRKSRHVYDTYWLPMQKLLGAKGLDQLMYLVLVLEHGDEAQYKDAYRGHQDLLRATGGSEERIEQYVKDLARRARYLHRILEPNEDNAIDARLRFLNDWKANTVYPVVMRLLELQDQGNATDDEVLEALGYLESFLVRRLIGGVTSGSLNKIFMRVTRQLTGEESVAKVLRTALSAPRLYWSTDEQFRKDIREKAFYWQGRTVQQKLILRRLEESYGSKELVDLSDKKITIEHILPQSPGVDWLKELAGEGDPETLHKELVHTLGNLTLTGYNSELGNMSFGKKKDFLSRSGLVMNQRVAKQERWGKAEITARAEEMADRAIGIWAGPVETGPVGPSRDWSLLHAALAALPPGTWTSYGDLAELIGSHPVPVGAHLAGTRILNAHRVLKSTGEVSDNFRWADEKDERDAYDVLKADGIKFDERGRAEPAQRISAREMAELLGLPGAEDITEADPASSDDIGTISEWEQRFFQQVGEASGPQAAGAVSRLLEWWRDRGGDVQFGRSAGASCAPTIKGLSETLHPIRFYAKTAEVTFGVLKKRVPFKDPELREELRRRINEAPGVDIPAAKLELYPSFPITLLANDEVWDVVVAALDWCAAQAGLNPEQ, via the coding sequence GTGAAGGCCAACGAAACCACCCTGCGCAACCTCATCAAGGGCGAGATCCAGCTGATGGTCCCGCTCTACCAGCGTCCGTACGCCTGGGAACGCGAGCAGCTGAGACGGCTGTGGAGCGACATCGAAGTGCAGGCGGAGGCACTGGCCAAGGATCAGGTCGCCAGTCACTTCCTCGGGTCCGTGGTGCTCGCCCCGGGTCCCGACCTCAGCCCGAGCCTCAGTCAGTGGGTTGTGGTGGACGGCCAGCAGCGGCTCACCACGCTGCTGCTCGCGCTGTGCGCGTTACGCGACCACCAGGCCGCCGAGGACCCGAGGAGCGTCGAGCGCATCAACGAGCTCCACCTGATCAACAAGTACAAGGACGGCGACCTGCGCTATCGGCTGCTGCCGACCCAGGTCGACCGGGAGGCGTTCAAGGCCTGCATCGAGGGCTACCCGAACTCCGACCTGGACAGCCGGGTGGGGAGCGCCTACCAGTTCTTCCGCACGAAGCTGATCGAGATCGACGACCCGGCGGACGACCAGGACGTGCGGCGCATCGAGACTGTCGTCCTCGACCGGCTCAGCCTCGTGCATATCCAGGTGGACAAGGACGACAACGCCTTCCGCATCTTCGAGTCCATCAACAACACCGGCATGGGGCTCAGCCAGGTCGACCTGATCCGCAACTACGTCTTCATGTGCCTGCCCCGCAAGAGCCGCCATGTCTACGACACCTACTGGCTCCCGATGCAGAAGCTCCTCGGCGCCAAGGGCCTCGATCAGCTCATGTACCTGGTCCTGGTGCTGGAACACGGCGACGAGGCGCAGTACAAGGACGCCTACCGAGGTCACCAGGACCTGCTCCGGGCCACCGGCGGCAGCGAGGAGCGCATCGAGCAGTATGTGAAGGACCTAGCCCGCAGGGCGCGCTATCTACACCGCATCCTGGAGCCGAACGAAGACAACGCCATCGACGCCCGGCTGCGCTTCCTCAACGACTGGAAGGCAAACACGGTCTATCCCGTCGTGATGAGGCTGCTGGAGCTTCAGGACCAGGGGAATGCCACGGACGACGAGGTTCTCGAGGCGCTCGGCTATCTGGAGAGCTTCCTCGTCCGGCGGCTCATCGGCGGGGTCACCTCGGGGAGCCTCAACAAGATCTTCATGCGGGTCACCCGCCAGTTGACCGGCGAGGAATCGGTGGCGAAGGTGCTGCGAACCGCCCTGTCTGCGCCCCGTCTCTACTGGTCGACGGACGAGCAGTTCCGCAAGGACATCCGGGAGAAGGCGTTCTACTGGCAGGGCCGTACGGTTCAGCAGAAGCTGATTCTGCGGCGTCTGGAGGAGTCCTACGGCTCCAAGGAACTCGTGGACCTGTCCGACAAGAAGATCACCATCGAGCACATCCTTCCGCAGAGCCCGGGCGTCGATTGGCTCAAGGAACTGGCCGGCGAAGGGGATCCTGAGACCCTACACAAGGAGTTGGTCCACACACTGGGCAACCTGACGCTCACCGGCTACAACTCCGAACTGGGCAACATGTCGTTCGGCAAGAAGAAGGACTTCCTTTCCCGCAGCGGCCTGGTGATGAACCAGCGCGTCGCCAAGCAGGAACGTTGGGGGAAGGCGGAGATCACCGCCCGAGCGGAGGAGATGGCGGACCGTGCGATCGGCATCTGGGCCGGCCCGGTGGAGACCGGTCCGGTCGGCCCTTCCCGGGACTGGAGCCTGCTGCACGCGGCGCTCGCAGCCCTGCCGCCGGGCACCTGGACAAGCTACGGCGATCTCGCGGAGCTGATCGGCTCGCACCCGGTGCCCGTCGGCGCCCATCTCGCCGGCACCCGCATCCTCAACGCTCATCGCGTGCTGAAGTCGACAGGAGAGGTCTCGGACAACTTCCGCTGGGCGGATGAGAAGGACGAACGCGACGCGTACGACGTCCTCAAGGCGGACGGCATCAAATTCGACGAACGCGGACGAGCAGAGCCCGCCCAGCGGATCAGCGCTCGTGAGATGGCCGAACTGCTCGGACTGCCCGGGGCGGAGGACATCACCGAGGCGGACCCGGCGTCGTCCGACGACATAGGGACGATCAGCGAGTGGGAGCAGCGCTTCTTCCAGCAGGTGGGCGAGGCGAGCGGCCCGCAGGCCGCGGGCGCCGTGTCACGCCTGCTCGAATGGTGGCGGGACCGGGGCGGCGATGTGCAGTTCGGCCGCTCGGCCGGGGCGTCATGCGCTCCGACCATCAAGGGGTTGAGTGAGACTCTGCACCCCATTCGCTTCTACGCCAAGACCGCCGAGGTAACGTTCGGCGTGCTGAAGAAGCGCGTGCCCTTCAAGGACCCCGAACTGCGCGAGGAACTGCGGCGACGGATCAACGAGGCTCCGGGAGTGGACATTCCGGCGGCGAAGCTGGAGCTCTACCCGTCGTTCCCGATCACTCTGCTCGCTAACGACGAGGTGTGGGATGTGGTCGTCGCGGCCCTCGACTGGTGTGCCGCCCAGGCAGGACTGAATCCAGAGCAGTAG